One part of the Candidatus Defluviilinea gracilis genome encodes these proteins:
- a CDS encoding 3-hydroxyacyl-CoA dehydrogenase/enoyl-CoA hydratase family protein — translation MKYQIHKAVVIGAGTMGAAIAAHLANAGVPVTLLDIAAKDGDKNKIVKDGWDCCLKAKPANLMADELKSLVKLGNLDDDFGAVGEADWIVEAIVENLKIKQELMARIDEVRKPTAIVSTNTSGIPVNDIAEGRSKEFKKHFLGTHFFNPPRYLKLLEVIPTKDTDKAVVEFISWFAEYRLGKGIVLCKDTPNFIGNRVAFGTGAFALDFFLKNDYTVDEVDALTGPLMGRPKTASFRLMDLVGIDVWDLVGRNLAPLIPHDKLGQEYLNAEAPNKLISTLIERKWLGNKTKIGFYKEVRNSEGKKEFWSLDLKTLEHVAPTKPRFESVKAAKDVEGLGDRLKVMLAPSPKGEADDKAAQLVRALTYQGFQYASSIIPEVADTVKPIDDAVRWGFMHEAGPFETWDMLGVRETVKRMKEAGYPAAKWVGAMLKNGVESFYQYKNGEKVSVYDAAKGKYVKLKKLESVVMLRGTKVVSQNAGATLRDMGDGVACLEFHTKMNSLDEDVMNMTVETFERLENFDGLVIGNEGENFSAGANLFMMVVGAQQGMWDMLDGAVRKLQDMNMRMRYSPKPIVVAPAGLTLGGGCEITMHASRVVAAAETYIGLVELGVGVIPAGAGTKEMLRRIVNPVMRVENAEPLAALQKAFLQMGQAKVATSAEEARGMNILLPADRIVMNRSHLLAEAKNEVLHMIAAGYKPPAPELIYVAGRDALAAIRIGAWMFKEGHYITQYDHHVAGKLAYVMCGGELTRGQWVSEQYILDLEREAILSLFGEEKTQARMWSILQTGKPLRN, via the coding sequence ATGAAATATCAAATTCACAAAGCAGTAGTCATCGGCGCGGGGACGATGGGGGCGGCGATTGCGGCGCATTTGGCGAACGCGGGCGTGCCTGTGACGTTGCTGGATATTGCCGCAAAAGATGGCGATAAAAACAAGATCGTGAAAGACGGCTGGGATTGTTGCCTCAAAGCCAAACCTGCCAATTTGATGGCGGACGAGTTGAAGTCGTTGGTGAAATTGGGGAATCTCGACGACGATTTCGGCGCGGTGGGCGAGGCGGATTGGATCGTTGAGGCGATTGTTGAGAATTTGAAGATCAAGCAGGAATTGATGGCTCGCATAGATGAAGTGCGTAAGCCAACGGCGATTGTTTCGACGAACACTTCGGGAATCCCTGTAAATGACATCGCCGAGGGACGCTCGAAGGAATTCAAGAAGCATTTTCTTGGGACGCATTTCTTCAACCCGCCGCGCTATTTGAAGTTGCTGGAAGTCATCCCGACAAAAGACACGGATAAAGCGGTTGTCGAGTTTATCTCTTGGTTCGCCGAATATCGTTTGGGTAAAGGAATCGTGTTGTGCAAGGACACGCCAAACTTCATCGGCAACCGAGTCGCTTTTGGAACGGGCGCGTTTGCGCTGGACTTCTTCTTGAAGAACGACTACACCGTAGATGAAGTGGACGCGCTCACGGGTCCGTTGATGGGACGACCGAAGACGGCGTCCTTCCGCTTGATGGACTTGGTCGGCATTGACGTGTGGGACCTCGTGGGGCGAAATCTTGCGCCGTTGATTCCGCATGACAAGTTGGGGCAGGAATATCTCAATGCCGAAGCGCCGAACAAGTTGATCTCGACTCTCATCGAGCGCAAGTGGCTTGGGAATAAAACCAAAATTGGTTTCTATAAAGAAGTTCGCAACTCTGAAGGTAAAAAAGAATTCTGGTCGCTGGACTTGAAGACTCTCGAACACGTCGCGCCGACGAAGCCGAGATTCGAATCGGTCAAAGCGGCGAAAGATGTCGAGGGATTGGGAGACAGGCTGAAGGTCATGCTTGCGCCGTCCCCGAAGGGGGAAGCGGACGACAAAGCGGCGCAGTTAGTCCGCGCGTTGACGTATCAAGGTTTCCAGTATGCGTCGTCCATCATCCCCGAAGTTGCCGATACGGTGAAGCCGATTGACGATGCCGTCCGCTGGGGATTCATGCACGAGGCGGGACCGTTCGAGACGTGGGACATGCTTGGGGTGCGCGAGACAGTCAAACGGATGAAAGAGGCGGGCTATCCTGCGGCGAAGTGGGTCGGCGCGATGTTGAAGAACGGCGTCGAGTCGTTTTATCAATATAAAAATGGTGAGAAGGTTTCTGTGTATGATGCGGCGAAGGGCAAGTATGTCAAGTTGAAAAAACTTGAAAGCGTGGTGATGCTGAGAGGCACGAAAGTTGTTTCGCAAAATGCGGGCGCGACGTTGCGCGATATGGGCGATGGCGTGGCGTGTTTGGAATTTCACACGAAGATGAACTCGCTCGATGAAGATGTGATGAACATGACGGTCGAGACGTTTGAGCGGCTTGAAAATTTTGACGGGCTGGTGATCGGCAACGAAGGCGAAAATTTTAGCGCGGGCGCGAATTTATTTATGATGGTCGTCGGCGCGCAACAAGGCATGTGGGATATGCTCGACGGCGCAGTGCGCAAATTGCAAGACATGAACATGCGGATGCGTTATTCGCCGAAGCCGATCGTCGTTGCGCCTGCGGGGCTTACGCTTGGCGGTGGATGCGAGATCACGATGCACGCCTCGCGCGTGGTTGCCGCGGCGGAAACCTACATCGGACTCGTCGAACTCGGCGTGGGAGTCATCCCTGCGGGCGCGGGCACGAAAGAAATGCTGCGGCGCATCGTCAACCCTGTGATGCGAGTCGAAAATGCCGAGCCGCTCGCCGCGCTGCAAAAAGCGTTTCTGCAAATGGGTCAAGCCAAAGTTGCCACGAGCGCGGAGGAAGCGCGCGGCATGAATATTCTTTTGCCAGCCGATCGCATCGTGATGAATCGCAGTCATCTGCTCGCCGAAGCGAAGAACGAAGTCCTGCACATGATCGCCGCGGGATATAAACCGCCCGCGCCCGAACTCATCTATGTCGCTGGACGCGACGCGCTCGCCGCAATCCGCATCGGCGCGTGGATGTTCAAGGAAGGTCACTACATCACGCAATACGATCATCACGTCGCGGGCAAACTCGCCTACGTGATGTGCGGCGGCGAACTCACGCGCGGTCAATGGGTGAGCGAGCAATATATTCTCGATCTCGAACGCGAAGCGATTCTGTCGCTGTTCGGTGAAGAAAAAACGCAGGCGCGGATGTGGAGTATTTTGCAGACGGGAAAACCACTTAGAAATTAG
- a CDS encoding SCP2 sterol-binding domain-containing protein: MPLTVSQLMEKMPGAFLPEKAQGVNATIHFKFTGAEAGDWNAKIADGKCDVAQGAPSGAATMTLTADSEDYVKLFTGELDGMQAFMQGKLKLGGDLNLAMKLMHMFKIK, translated from the coding sequence ATGCCCCTCACCGTATCACAACTCATGGAAAAAATGCCTGGCGCGTTCCTGCCTGAAAAGGCACAGGGCGTGAATGCCACCATCCACTTCAAATTCACAGGCGCGGAAGCAGGCGACTGGAACGCGAAGATCGCCGATGGGAAGTGCGACGTGGCGCAAGGCGCTCCCAGCGGCGCGGCGACGATGACGCTCACCGCCGACTCGGAAGATTACGTCAAACTCTTCACAGGCGAATTGGATGGCATGCAAGCCTTCATGCAGGGAAAGTTGAAATTAGGCGGCGATTTGAACCTGGCGATGAAGTTGATGCATATGTTCAAGATCAAGTAA
- a CDS encoding ISAs1 family transposase yields the protein MEQAKVLSQVEVGRKENEITKASKALHPVEISHKVVTADAIHTQRALATQIVAQGGDYVLPVKENHCTYTNTFSNSLPLNIRSLVLGKIQTDFLTAQKVNKGHGRLETRTMTTSESSPLFDGSGASLPFGTSIPMVAFWTLLPYFP from the coding sequence GTGGAACAGGCAAAAGTACTGTCGCAGGTGGAAGTGGGTCGCAAAGAAAATGAAATCACGAAAGCCTCCAAAGCCCTACACCCTGTGGAAATCTCACACAAAGTGGTCACCGCAGATGCGATTCACACTCAAAGAGCCCTAGCCACTCAGATTGTGGCCCAAGGCGGCGACTATGTTCTGCCAGTCAAGGAAAATCATTGCACTTATACCAACACATTCAGCAACTCTTTGCCCCTGAATATCCGAAGCCTGGTTTTGGGGAAAATCCAGACCGATTTCCTCACGGCTCAAAAAGTCAACAAAGGGCATGGCCGCCTTGAAACTCGCACGATGACCACCAGTGAAAGCTCACCCCTATTCGACGGGTCTGGCGCAAGTCTACCGTTTGGAACGTCAATTCCAATGGTGGCGTTCTGGACGCTGCTACCGTACTTCCCATGA
- a CDS encoding ABC transporter ATP-binding protein: MGKSFIRIVGLKKHFEMGGQIVRALDGVDVQIEEGTFTVVMGPSGSGKSTLLYLLGGLDRPTSGEIAIEGERLDEMDENALALFRRRTMGFVFQSFNLVTSMTALDNVAFPMQFAGVAPSLRRERALGLLNQVGLGNRADHRPSELSGGQQQRVAIARALVNDPKLILADEPTGNLDTTSGSAIMHVLSDLHKAGRTVLVVTHDPRMTRFATHKIHLLDGHVVSEAEYEAAALEAMSVE, encoded by the coding sequence ATGGGTAAGTCGTTCATTCGCATTGTCGGGTTGAAAAAACATTTCGAGATGGGCGGGCAGATCGTCCGCGCGTTGGATGGGGTGGATGTGCAGATCGAGGAGGGGACGTTCACTGTGGTGATGGGTCCCTCGGGATCGGGAAAGAGCACGCTTCTTTACCTCCTTGGCGGGCTGGATCGCCCAACTTCAGGCGAGATCGCTATTGAGGGCGAACGCCTCGACGAAATGGATGAAAATGCGTTGGCATTGTTTCGCCGCCGCACAATGGGATTCGTCTTTCAATCATTTAACCTGGTGACGAGTATGACCGCGTTGGATAACGTCGCGTTCCCGATGCAATTCGCCGGTGTCGCCCCGTCGCTGAGGCGGGAGCGGGCGCTGGGGTTGTTGAATCAGGTTGGGCTGGGGAATCGAGCCGATCACCGTCCCTCCGAACTTTCGGGCGGGCAACAACAACGCGTCGCGATTGCCCGCGCGCTGGTCAACGATCCCAAATTAATTTTGGCAGACGAGCCGACCGGCAACCTCGATACCACGAGTGGAAGCGCGATCATGCATGTGTTGTCGGATCTGCATAAAGCCGGGCGCACGGTGTTGGTGGTGACGCACGACCCGCGCATGACGCGCTTTGCCACGCACAAGATCCATTTGCTCGATGGTCACGTCGTTAGCGAAGCGGAATACGAAGCCGCCGCGTTGGAAGCGATGAGCGTTGAATAA
- a CDS encoding YIP1 family protein: MTETPFEKQSARKIDLPRLATMMLRPSEAFSPMASDRQGSWLTPMLILSISSILVVIVVGYLKTQASLNGVVEFPPDWEFWSPEMQESYLQAQQTSQGPLVNYVLPAIGALILLWLGWVIFAGIMRLVSTLLGGRGSTQSALNIVAWANAPFIVRDLLQAFFMLIAGHEIASPGLSGFVQQGFMYHFLARTDIFLFWNIALLGIGFAVVDGLPKGKALMGVIVVVLILIAIQSGVGAAIASFG, from the coding sequence ATGACTGAAACACCCTTTGAAAAACAATCCGCGCGAAAGATCGATCTCCCTCGTTTGGCAACCATGATGTTGCGTCCGAGCGAAGCGTTCTCGCCTATGGCTTCCGACCGGCAAGGCTCTTGGTTGACTCCGATGCTCATCTTGTCCATTTCGTCGATCCTGGTTGTGATCGTCGTGGGCTACCTCAAAACGCAAGCCTCGCTGAATGGCGTGGTTGAGTTCCCGCCCGATTGGGAGTTTTGGTCGCCGGAAATGCAGGAGAGTTATCTTCAAGCGCAACAGACCTCTCAGGGTCCCTTGGTCAATTACGTTTTGCCGGCGATTGGCGCGTTGATTTTGCTCTGGCTTGGATGGGTGATCTTCGCGGGAATCATGCGGTTGGTTTCGACATTGCTCGGCGGACGCGGCTCGACGCAAAGCGCGTTGAACATCGTTGCCTGGGCGAATGCTCCGTTCATTGTTCGCGATCTATTGCAAGCGTTCTTTATGTTGATCGCGGGGCATGAGATCGCCAGCCCCGGACTTTCGGGATTTGTTCAGCAGGGTTTCATGTATCACTTTCTGGCACGAACCGATATTTTCCTATTTTGGAATATCGCTTTGCTCGGGATCGGTTTTGCAGTGGTGGACGGCTTGCCAAAAGGCAAAGCATTGATGGGCGTGATCGTTGTTGTATTGATCCTCATCGCCATTCAATCGGGCGTAGGCGCGGCAATCGCAAGCTTTGGGTAA
- a CDS encoding PQQ-binding-like beta-propeller repeat protein, with product MSRKIIPFVVAFVLVCLVMVVAALFSFSGLAKAEKFGASQIWSQSYDTAESMKVINLMGDDNDELFIQNAQNVTIFDGGGNILFTKDYQYPKTTLGDVNGDNREDVVVFYLGDLGYSVDTIIDGQATTLAQSLTVGLPARVAILRFPSGPQIVLGDSGGGLQSLSLSGQPLWNYSVGGEEIRGLDDALINGQTHLAAASHDGSVVVLDEDGQKVWEADLESLRRMRAFDFNSDGNSEILTGGEFGAFVALSALDGSQIYSQSMGQAVSEIREVELNGDPSSREFVVGGKDGGVWAFSINGGAVNQMWTGSLSDKVTEISGIDVDGDGAEEAVIGDDSGTVAVFTGDGSRNNLENHSTGITRIDVGRLNGERYVVIADYNDVQVNKVNFNSIPGFQYTPLVVGVIVSAFILIIAAILASIPKKPELKVSFQDKSRESLEAERRMLKESIADVERLRKSGEVTGDAYLARLKRLRGDLADNETAFKTAGFPIKVETIQCPNCGGTLELGMDKCEYCGQVLLS from the coding sequence ATGAGTCGCAAAATTATCCCGTTCGTGGTTGCATTCGTTCTGGTCTGTCTCGTGATGGTGGTTGCCGCGTTGTTCTCGTTCAGCGGACTGGCGAAGGCGGAGAAATTCGGCGCGTCGCAAATCTGGTCGCAGAGTTACGATACCGCCGAAAGCATGAAGGTCATCAACTTGATGGGCGATGACAACGACGAACTCTTCATCCAAAACGCGCAGAACGTGACCATCTTCGATGGCGGTGGAAATATTCTGTTCACGAAAGACTATCAATACCCGAAGACCACGCTCGGCGACGTGAACGGCGACAACCGCGAAGATGTGGTGGTCTTTTATCTCGGCGACTTGGGTTATTCAGTGGACACGATCATTGACGGACAAGCCACCACGCTCGCGCAAAGCCTGACTGTCGGACTCCCCGCGCGCGTTGCGATCCTACGCTTCCCCTCTGGACCTCAAATTGTCCTCGGCGATTCTGGCGGCGGACTTCAATCGTTGAGTCTCAGCGGTCAACCCTTGTGGAATTACTCCGTCGGCGGCGAAGAGATTCGCGGACTCGACGACGCGCTCATCAACGGTCAAACACATCTCGCCGCCGCGTCGCATGACGGCTCGGTGGTGGTTTTAGATGAAGATGGGCAAAAAGTTTGGGAGGCGGACCTGGAGTCCCTGCGGAGGATGCGCGCGTTCGACTTCAACTCCGATGGGAACAGCGAAATCCTGACGGGCGGCGAGTTCGGCGCATTCGTCGCATTATCCGCACTGGATGGGAGTCAAATTTATTCGCAAAGTATGGGACAGGCAGTGTCCGAGATCCGCGAAGTGGAATTGAACGGCGACCCGTCGTCGCGCGAGTTTGTGGTCGGCGGGAAAGACGGCGGCGTGTGGGCGTTTTCGATCAACGGCGGCGCGGTGAATCAAATGTGGACGGGTTCGCTTTCGGACAAGGTCACTGAAATTTCTGGCATCGACGTGGACGGCGACGGCGCGGAGGAAGCGGTGATCGGCGACGATAGCGGGACTGTGGCTGTGTTCACGGGCGACGGCTCGCGCAACAATTTAGAAAATCACAGCACGGGCATCACGCGCATCGACGTGGGCAGACTCAACGGCGAACGTTATGTGGTGATCGCGGATTATAACGATGTGCAAGTGAACAAGGTCAATTTCAATTCGATACCAGGATTTCAATACACGCCGTTGGTCGTTGGCGTGATCGTTTCGGCGTTCATTTTGATCATCGCGGCGATCCTTGCTTCGATACCGAAGAAACCTGAATTGAAAGTGTCGTTCCAAGATAAAAGCAGGGAATCGCTCGAAGCCGAACGCCGCATGTTGAAAGAGTCAATTGCGGATGTGGAACGCTTGCGCAAATCGGGCGAGGTGACAGGCGACGCCTACCTTGCGCGACTCAAACGTCTGCGCGGCGATCTCGCGGACAACGAAACCGCGTTCAAAACTGCGGGCTTCCCCATCAAAGTGGAAACGATCCAGTGCCCCAACTGTGGCGGCACGCTCGAACTCGGCATGGACAAGTGCGAGTATTGCGGACAGGTGTTGTTGTCGTAG
- a CDS encoding acetyl-CoA C-acyltransferase, translated as MKDAVIVSAVRTPVGKAKRGGLATVRTDEMSAATIQALLKRTPNLDPAQIEDVVIGCAFPEGEQGLNMARMIALRAGLPDSVPAETINRYCASGVQSIAHVAYAIQSGQIEVGIAGGAESMTMVPMAGFKFSPNPYFAQDLPQYYTNMGLTAENVSVKYGVSREDQDEFSLKSNQKAAKAVNSGLFDPELVPLDVEITELDGNEKPVKKNFTVKRDEGPRADTSMEALSKLKPVFKEDGVVTAGNSSQMSDGAAAVMVMSAEKANALGLKPLVRFVSFAVGGVPPELMGIGPIVAIPKTLKLAGLTLNDIDLIELNEAFAAQSLAIIRTLEIDESKVNVNGGAIALGHPLGCTGSKLTTQLIYEMARRKSKYGMVTMCIGGGMGAAAVFENLQN; from the coding sequence ATGAAAGACGCTGTAATCGTATCCGCCGTTCGGACTCCCGTCGGCAAAGCCAAACGCGGAGGACTTGCCACGGTTCGTACCGATGAGATGTCTGCCGCGACCATCCAAGCCTTGCTCAAGCGGACGCCGAATCTTGACCCCGCCCAGATCGAGGACGTGGTTATCGGCTGTGCCTTCCCCGAAGGCGAGCAGGGACTCAACATGGCGCGCATGATCGCCTTACGCGCTGGCTTGCCCGACTCTGTCCCCGCTGAGACGATCAATCGTTATTGCGCTTCGGGTGTGCAGTCCATTGCGCATGTGGCGTATGCGATTCAATCGGGACAGATCGAAGTCGGCATCGCGGGCGGAGCAGAGTCCATGACGATGGTGCCGATGGCGGGATTCAAGTTCTCGCCGAATCCATATTTCGCACAAGACCTGCCGCAGTACTACACCAATATGGGACTCACGGCAGAGAATGTCTCGGTCAAGTACGGAGTCAGCCGCGAAGACCAGGACGAGTTTTCGTTGAAGAGCAATCAGAAAGCGGCGAAGGCTGTCAACTCTGGATTGTTCGATCCCGAACTCGTGCCGCTGGATGTTGAAATCACGGAACTCGATGGGAATGAAAAACCCGTCAAAAAGAATTTCACCGTGAAGCGCGACGAAGGTCCGCGCGCGGATACGAGCATGGAAGCGTTATCCAAACTCAAGCCTGTATTCAAAGAAGATGGAGTCGTCACTGCGGGCAACTCGTCGCAAATGTCCGACGGCGCGGCGGCGGTGATGGTCATGTCTGCGGAGAAGGCAAACGCGCTTGGACTCAAGCCGTTGGTGCGATTCGTCTCGTTCGCCGTTGGAGGCGTCCCGCCTGAATTGATGGGGATCGGTCCCATCGTGGCGATACCGAAAACGTTGAAACTCGCGGGGCTGACGCTGAACGATATTGACCTGATAGAATTGAACGAAGCCTTCGCCGCGCAGTCGCTGGCGATCATCCGCACGTTGGAGATTGACGAGAGCAAGGTCAACGTCAACGGCGGCGCGATTGCGCTGGGACATCCGCTGGGATGCACAGGCTCGAAACTCACCACGCAACTCATCTACGAAATGGCTCGCCGCAAATCCAAGTATGGTATGGTGACCATGTGCATCGGCGGCGGCATGGGCGCGGCGGCGGTGTTTGAGAACCTTCAGAACTGA
- a CDS encoding ABC transporter permease — protein sequence MNFLDLLRLVVGNLSRRKARVALTAVGVVIGTAAVVILVSLAVGLQQTATEQLYGIGDLTQIQVSPSYGGEGVYVEAGGGGGGGGGFPASDEVKLLTNSVLEEFRAIPGVESVIPREYIMSGALMKFQKMESYVNVIGIGTDDVADLGDTAEQGTTELGRGRIVIGVTVPQSFYDPNVRPGQEIPPPPDLFDQQVQMIVFKYDANGNEIRKNIALRVTGVLKETRGESDFTVYMPLEQVKLLNEWSQSRRFNYNKDGYGMVIVKVGDVDKVIEIADQITAMGFQAFTPQSFLEGINNFFIALQIIFGGVGAIALLVAAIGIANTMAMSILERTREIGLMKAVGATNRDVLAIFLGEAAGIGFLGGLGGVIIGWLASQGINVLASVYLANQAGEQGGAPLSIAVSTPLWLPIFALVFSTLVGMFSGLYPALRAATMIPVLALKYE from the coding sequence GTGAATTTTCTCGATCTGCTTCGTCTTGTTGTTGGAAATTTGAGCCGCCGCAAAGCGCGCGTCGCGTTAACCGCTGTAGGCGTGGTCATCGGCACCGCGGCGGTGGTGATCCTTGTTTCGTTGGCAGTCGGATTGCAACAAACAGCCACCGAGCAGTTATACGGCATCGGCGACTTGACGCAGATTCAAGTGAGTCCCTCGTACGGCGGTGAAGGCGTCTACGTTGAAGCAGGCGGAGGCGGGGGAGGAGGCGGAGGTTTTCCCGCGTCGGATGAGGTGAAACTGCTGACCAATTCCGTGTTGGAGGAATTTCGCGCCATCCCCGGGGTTGAATCCGTCATTCCGCGCGAGTATATAATGTCTGGCGCGTTGATGAAATTTCAAAAGATGGAATCGTATGTCAACGTGATCGGCATCGGCACAGACGATGTCGCCGACCTGGGCGATACAGCCGAGCAAGGCACAACAGAACTAGGTCGCGGGAGAATCGTGATCGGCGTTACCGTCCCGCAAAGTTTTTACGACCCGAATGTTCGGCCGGGGCAGGAGATTCCGCCTCCGCCAGATTTATTCGACCAGCAAGTGCAGATGATCGTTTTCAAATATGACGCCAATGGGAACGAAATCCGCAAGAACATTGCTTTGCGCGTGACGGGCGTGCTAAAAGAAACGCGCGGCGAATCCGATTTTACGGTATACATGCCGCTCGAACAGGTAAAACTGCTCAACGAGTGGTCGCAGAGCCGCCGCTTCAACTATAACAAAGACGGCTACGGCATGGTCATCGTCAAAGTTGGCGACGTGGATAAAGTGATCGAGATCGCCGACCAGATCACAGCGATGGGCTTTCAAGCATTTACGCCGCAATCGTTCCTTGAAGGCATCAATAATTTTTTCATCGCTCTTCAGATCATTTTCGGCGGCGTTGGCGCGATCGCGTTGCTTGTCGCGGCGATCGGCATCGCCAACACGATGGCGATGTCGATCCTTGAGCGCACGCGCGAGATCGGTTTGATGAAAGCGGTCGGCGCGACGAACCGCGATGTGCTTGCCATCTTTTTGGGCGAAGCGGCGGGCATCGGGTTTCTTGGCGGGCTGGGCGGCGTGATCATTGGCTGGCTTGCTTCGCAAGGGATCAATGTGCTTGCGAGTGTTTATCTCGCCAATCAAGCCGGCGAGCAGGGAGGCGCGCCGCTGAGCATTGCGGTGTCTACCCCGCTTTGGTTGCCCATCTTCGCGCTCGTGTTTTCAACCCTGGTGGGGATGTTCTCTGGACTCTATCCCGCCCTGCGAGCCGCGACGATGATCCCCGTGCTGGCGCTCAAATACGAATAG
- a CDS encoding PIG-L family deacetylase → MTKNILAVLAHPDDETFGLGGTLALYHRKGVDTYYVCATRGEVGAADEEFMKGFKDTAEMRTDELMRAAKILGLKEVFFLGYRDSGMPGSEDNKHPNAQVAHSIDEVAGRVVKYIRELKPEVVITFDPIGGYKHPDHIHIQRATTLAFEKANDASFHPEAGAPFKPSALYYHVFPKWLLKWSARLMPLLGKDPRKWGRNKDIDLTELIVDFPVHARINIRSVTDIKREASEQHASQGGRQMRRGLFGILSRILGEHDDYMRAYPPVEGKFRVKNDLFEL, encoded by the coding sequence ATGACCAAAAATATTCTAGCAGTGCTAGCCCACCCCGATGATGAAACCTTCGGTTTGGGCGGCACGTTGGCTCTGTATCACCGAAAAGGAGTTGACACATATTATGTCTGCGCCACGCGCGGCGAGGTCGGCGCGGCGGATGAAGAATTCATGAAAGGCTTCAAAGACACCGCTGAAATGCGTACCGATGAACTGATGCGCGCCGCGAAAATTCTCGGATTGAAAGAAGTGTTCTTTCTAGGCTACCGCGATTCGGGGATGCCCGGCTCGGAAGATAACAAGCATCCCAACGCGCAAGTTGCGCATTCGATCGACGAAGTGGCGGGACGCGTTGTGAAATACATCCGCGAACTTAAGCCCGAAGTTGTCATCACATTCGATCCCATTGGCGGGTACAAACATCCCGACCACATTCACATCCAACGCGCCACAACGCTTGCCTTCGAAAAAGCAAACGACGCGTCTTTCCACCCTGAGGCTGGGGCGCCCTTCAAACCAAGCGCGCTCTACTACCATGTCTTTCCGAAATGGCTTCTCAAATGGTCAGCGCGTTTGATGCCGTTACTTGGAAAAGACCCTCGCAAGTGGGGTCGCAACAAGGATATTGACCTGACGGAGTTGATCGTTGATTTTCCTGTCCATGCCCGGATCAATATTCGTTCGGTGACAGACATCAAGCGCGAAGCGAGCGAGCAACACGCCTCGCAGGGTGGACGTCAGATGCGCCGCGGATTGTTCGGCATCCTTTCGCGCATCCTCGGAGAACATGACGATTACATGCGGGCATATCCTCCTGTAGAGGGGAAGTTTCGCGTAAAAAACGACCTGTTTGAACTGTAA
- a CDS encoding VOC family protein, with protein sequence MSKRNIVHVEIPAAEQAAAGAFYRELFGWKITPIPEMNYTLWESGDAVSSGGFPNVSQEFPAGQVIVYIDSDDIEADLKQVEQLGGKVVRAKEEIPGFGWFGIFRDPTGNMLALYTSNNPR encoded by the coding sequence ATGTCCAAACGGAATATTGTCCATGTTGAAATTCCCGCCGCCGAGCAAGCCGCGGCTGGAGCGTTCTATCGGGAGTTGTTCGGGTGGAAGATCACGCCGATTCCTGAAATGAATTACACCCTGTGGGAATCAGGCGATGCCGTTTCCAGCGGCGGATTCCCCAACGTTTCGCAAGAATTCCCGGCGGGACAAGTGATCGTTTATATTGACAGCGACGACATCGAAGCCGATTTGAAACAAGTGGAACAACTCGGCGGCAAGGTTGTGCGCGCCAAAGAGGAGATTCCCGGCTTTGGCTGGTTTGGCATCTTTCGAGACCCAACAGGAAATATGCTGGCGTTGTACACGAGCAATAATCCGCGCTGA